The following are encoded in a window of uncultured Sphaerochaeta sp. genomic DNA:
- a CDS encoding ATP-binding cassette domain-containing protein, with amino-acid sequence MIDISNARKQYGNHEVVKSVSVKIEPNTLTTLIGSNGAGKSTLLSMVGRLLDGQGEFYLEGTAIASYMGAELAKRLSILRQTNHFSVRLRVRELVAFGRYPYSKTRLTEEDQRKVDQALAYMDMTALQNNYIDEISGGERQRAYIAMVIAQDTKYILLDEPLNNLDMVHSIHIMKLLRRLVDDYQRTVVLVLHDINFAACYSDAIIAMRDGSLYKHGKTKEIITSEHLYKIYGIHIPVVSQNGRPYCLYHL; translated from the coding sequence ATGATTGATATATCCAATGCAAGAAAACAATACGGAAACCATGAAGTAGTTAAAAGCGTCTCCGTAAAAATTGAGCCAAATACGCTCACCACACTCATCGGTTCCAATGGGGCAGGAAAAAGCACACTCCTCTCTATGGTAGGACGATTGCTCGATGGACAAGGAGAATTCTACCTTGAGGGAACGGCTATCGCTTCCTACATGGGGGCAGAATTAGCTAAGCGTCTTTCCATCCTAAGACAGACAAATCATTTTTCAGTAAGGTTGCGTGTTCGCGAACTTGTTGCATTCGGCAGGTATCCCTACAGCAAAACTCGATTGACCGAAGAAGACCAGAGGAAGGTCGACCAAGCTCTCGCGTATATGGATATGACTGCATTGCAGAATAACTATATTGATGAGATTTCAGGTGGAGAACGTCAGCGAGCCTATATTGCCATGGTCATAGCACAAGACACCAAGTACATCTTACTTGATGAACCTCTGAACAATCTGGATATGGTTCACTCGATCCATATCATGAAACTCCTTCGACGTCTTGTGGATGATTATCAAAGAACCGTTGTCCTCGTTCTGCATGACATAAATTTTGCGGCGTGTTACTCAGATGCCATCATTGCCATGAGAGATGGATCTCTCTACAAACACGGCAAGACAAAGGAGATCATCACCAGTGAGCATCTCTACAAAATCTATGGGATTCATATACCCGTAGTAAGCCAGAACGGCAGGCCATACTGCCTTTATCATCTGTAA
- a CDS encoding iron chelate uptake ABC transporter family permease subunit, with the protein MQHNRKILYLLLLFLGVVLTFLLWEISAETLRFHLPRRGVKLAALCLTGTAIALSTTVFQTVSGNTILTPSILGLDSLYLLIQTMTVFFLGSTGLVMMNRLTDYLISLGVMILFSLLLFSLLLGKKTIGVSLVLLLGMMFGQLFGGISSFFQLLIDPNEFLTVQSRMFASFNMINSSLLGISAIVFGISLCFLLPHMATLDVLSLGKDVSLTLGVSYNRASRLFLVFVAICTALSTALVGPVTFLGLIAVSLGRQISQTYRHSMLFPVTSLLSMTALVGGQFLVERVFHLNTPISVLIHGIGGIYFLVILMKRSNI; encoded by the coding sequence ATGCAGCATAACCGTAAAATCCTCTACCTACTGTTGCTCTTCTTGGGTGTGGTGCTCACCTTCTTGCTCTGGGAAATCAGCGCAGAAACACTCCGTTTTCATCTGCCTAGAAGAGGTGTGAAGTTGGCAGCACTATGCCTTACCGGTACAGCAATCGCACTCTCTACAACGGTGTTTCAGACAGTGAGCGGCAATACCATTCTGACACCAAGCATATTGGGATTGGATAGTCTCTATCTCTTGATACAGACCATGACTGTATTCTTTCTTGGTTCCACAGGTTTGGTTATGATGAATCGTTTGACTGACTACCTGATTTCGCTTGGTGTTATGATACTTTTCAGTCTTCTCTTGTTCTCATTGCTGTTGGGCAAGAAAACAATTGGAGTATCGCTTGTTTTGCTTCTGGGAATGATGTTTGGCCAACTCTTTGGAGGCATATCCTCATTCTTCCAGTTGCTTATCGACCCAAACGAGTTTTTGACAGTGCAGTCACGTATGTTTGCATCCTTTAATATGATAAACAGTTCGCTTCTGGGAATATCTGCTATCGTATTTGGCATTTCTCTTTGTTTCCTGCTACCTCATATGGCAACACTTGATGTACTGTCCTTGGGTAAAGATGTCTCGCTCACTCTTGGGGTCTCCTATAATCGTGCTTCTCGTCTTTTCCTGGTGTTTGTTGCCATTTGTACTGCACTCTCCACAGCCTTGGTAGGCCCGGTCACCTTCCTTGGGCTGATAGCGGTAAGTCTTGGGAGACAGATTTCCCAGACCTATCGGCATTCAATGCTCTTTCCAGTCACCAGTCTGCTATCCATGACAGCTCTCGTGGGAGGACAATTCCTGGTTGAAAGGGTATTCCATCTTAATACACCCATCAGCGTTCTCATCCATGGTATAGGCGGTATCTATTTCTTGGTAATTCTCATGAAAAGGAGCAATATATGA
- a CDS encoding iron chelate uptake ABC transporter family permease subunit, translating to MSRFVLPISVLIFSIFSLFIGVIPLELQGILSMDSSTMHLLFVSRLPRVISLLISGMSLATAGAIMQLLTSNRFVTPSTGSTTEWAKLGLLTAMMLFPTSSLFSKSLFTFLFAFLGTLSFLYLLRKLRLKEPMVVPLIGILYGNIINALSTYIAYQMDLIQSLQSWVQGNFALILKGRYEILYISIPCFIIAALFANRFTVVAMGKDVASTLGVRYMVTVQIGLVIVSVISALVLVIVGVIPFVGLVIPNMVSLFKGDNLEKNIWTIAFSGGLFLLVCDTLSRLLIHPFEIPIGVTASVLGCVLFIGFLFYRRHHAA from the coding sequence ATGAGTCGGTTTGTACTACCCATTAGTGTACTCATATTCAGCATATTTTCTCTCTTTATTGGAGTAATTCCGCTTGAGCTACAAGGAATACTCTCCATGGACTCATCCACCATGCACCTTTTATTCGTAAGCAGGTTGCCAAGAGTCATCAGTCTCTTGATCAGTGGAATGAGTCTTGCAACAGCTGGAGCAATTATGCAGCTACTTACCAGCAATCGCTTTGTAACCCCTTCAACCGGTTCCACAACCGAATGGGCAAAACTTGGTCTGTTGACTGCCATGATGTTATTTCCTACATCTTCGCTATTTTCCAAGTCATTGTTTACCTTTCTCTTTGCATTCCTAGGAACACTCTCATTTTTATACTTGTTAAGAAAACTTAGGCTGAAAGAACCCATGGTTGTTCCTCTGATCGGGATCTTGTACGGAAACATTATCAATGCATTGAGTACCTATATTGCCTATCAGATGGACCTCATACAGAGTCTCCAGTCCTGGGTCCAGGGAAATTTCGCACTCATTCTGAAAGGAAGATATGAGATACTGTATATCAGTATCCCCTGCTTCATCATTGCAGCACTGTTTGCCAATCGATTTACCGTTGTGGCAATGGGAAAGGACGTAGCAAGCACATTGGGTGTACGGTACATGGTAACTGTTCAAATTGGTTTGGTCATTGTCAGTGTCATCAGTGCTTTGGTACTGGTAATAGTCGGCGTCATCCCGTTTGTAGGGTTGGTGATTCCCAATATGGTAAGTCTTTTCAAGGGAGACAACCTTGAGAAAAACATCTGGACAATAGCATTCAGTGGAGGACTTTTCCTCCTCGTCTGTGACACCCTCAGCCGTCTCCTTATCCATCCATTCGAAATCCCCATTGGGGTAACAGCATCAGTACTTGGGTGTGTGCTCTTCATTGGATTTCTATTCTACAGGAGACACCATGCAGCATAA
- a CDS encoding helix-turn-helix domain-containing protein: MNRKLKQSLEDFCAMTHLSGALFDIDATCLGVAGNNPVIPADAQRWVDSFSHSPSKQHEVLMYDGAISVVCHIDMNAPNHGYGVFWGIPLPPSGDNSLVSLLCTMFQSLVHVQRCALKPLLPNVLQYSRRIQLVIKELEANIEEPVELETLARLASLQKNSLCRLFKQETGYCISEYRNRLRIQVGARLLSDPSLSVLDISVSCGFSDQAYFSRVFRNMLGNSPQEYRRTIPAYCTEYVNKKSAS, translated from the coding sequence ATGAACAGGAAATTGAAACAGAGCCTTGAGGATTTTTGTGCCATGACACACCTTTCTGGTGCGTTGTTTGACATAGATGCAACGTGCCTTGGAGTAGCTGGAAACAATCCTGTCATACCAGCAGATGCACAGAGATGGGTAGACAGCTTTTCTCATTCTCCGTCGAAACAGCATGAGGTACTGATGTATGACGGTGCAATCAGTGTAGTATGCCATATCGATATGAATGCTCCTAATCATGGATATGGAGTATTCTGGGGAATCCCGCTTCCTCCTTCTGGTGACAACTCCCTTGTCTCGCTCTTGTGTACCATGTTCCAGTCATTGGTACATGTACAAAGATGTGCACTGAAGCCACTTCTACCAAATGTACTACAATATAGTAGGAGAATTCAGTTGGTGATCAAGGAGTTGGAAGCTAATATTGAGGAACCAGTGGAGCTTGAAACATTGGCAAGATTGGCATCCTTGCAAAAAAATTCGCTCTGTCGGTTGTTTAAGCAGGAGACAGGATATTGCATCAGTGAATATCGTAATCGTCTACGAATTCAGGTGGGTGCACGGTTACTCTCTGACCCCTCATTGTCGGTATTGGATATTTCTGTTTCCTGTGGTTTTTCAGATCAGGCATATTTTTCAAGAGTTTTTAGAAACATGTTGGGTAACAGTCCTCAAGAATACCGAAGAACAATCCCTGCGTATTGCACGGAATATGTAAATAAAAAATCAGCATCATGA